A window of the Streptomyces sp. Ag109_O5-10 genome harbors these coding sequences:
- a CDS encoding MFS transporter codes for MNVTTPASAPVERRAATIVMACLGVFVAYLPVTTVAVSLPALQAALNASTAQLSWVQDAFVLPMAAFILTAGVVGDVHGRKKVFQAGLLSSTAGAVTALCAHSVEVVWAGQALAGVGAAALLPTTLALISHAVPDHRERGKFIGIWATCLTAALAVGPLLAGVIVQHFSWRWIYLPTVPVALLAVAVAARQPTDSRAPHGRRLDWPGQLTATLAVTALVYGAIEGGASSFTDVKVMVALFTAVVAGTGFVLAERRSDSPMLDLSLFRSPAFTATTLVATTSFLALIGFFFVLSLYFGMVQRLDTLQAAWRLLMVSGAALLVGGPAGRLMHRISARVMITGGLLAVTAALFALTGLTAGTSFGSAAWRLALLGLGMGFVMTAMTATAVASVPHHLAGMAAAGNNAFRQVGGALGPAVMGALLTTRALDALPGHLTDAGVTGAAQDRIVTTAQTDGLGAVAGLDLGARTGRTMGALGDSFLDGMRLCLVTAGSLTLLAALVAVVLLRAPRQQLTFRAAGQTTAEKSSAARGA; via the coding sequence GTGAACGTCACGACACCGGCGAGCGCGCCGGTCGAGCGGCGGGCGGCCACGATCGTCATGGCCTGCCTGGGCGTCTTCGTCGCCTATCTTCCGGTCACCACCGTCGCCGTGAGCCTGCCCGCCCTGCAGGCCGCGTTGAACGCCTCGACCGCGCAACTGTCCTGGGTGCAGGACGCGTTCGTGCTGCCGATGGCCGCGTTCATCCTGACCGCGGGCGTCGTCGGGGACGTCCACGGGCGCAAGAAGGTGTTCCAGGCGGGCCTGTTGTCCTCGACGGCGGGCGCGGTCACCGCCCTGTGCGCACACTCGGTCGAGGTCGTCTGGGCCGGACAGGCCCTGGCCGGCGTGGGCGCGGCCGCGCTGCTGCCGACCACGCTGGCGCTGATCAGCCATGCGGTGCCGGACCACCGGGAGCGCGGCAAGTTCATCGGCATCTGGGCCACCTGCCTGACAGCGGCCCTGGCCGTCGGTCCGCTGCTCGCCGGGGTGATCGTCCAGCACTTCTCGTGGCGCTGGATCTACCTGCCGACCGTGCCCGTCGCGCTCCTGGCCGTCGCCGTCGCCGCCCGGCAGCCGACCGACTCGCGGGCACCGCACGGGCGCCGCCTGGACTGGCCCGGCCAGCTCACCGCGACGCTCGCGGTCACCGCCCTGGTGTACGGCGCGATCGAGGGCGGGGCCAGTTCGTTCACCGACGTCAAGGTGATGGTGGCGCTGTTCACGGCCGTGGTCGCGGGTACCGGGTTCGTGCTGGCGGAGCGGCGCAGCGACAGCCCGATGCTGGACCTGAGCCTCTTCCGCAGCCCCGCCTTCACCGCCACCACGCTGGTCGCCACGACCAGTTTCCTTGCGCTGATCGGCTTCTTCTTCGTGCTCAGCCTCTACTTCGGCATGGTGCAGCGGCTCGACACCCTGCAGGCCGCGTGGCGGCTGCTGATGGTCAGCGGGGCGGCCCTGCTGGTCGGCGGACCGGCCGGGCGGCTGATGCACCGGATATCGGCCCGGGTGATGATCACCGGTGGCCTGCTGGCGGTCACCGCCGCCCTGTTCGCGCTGACCGGCCTGACCGCCGGCACCTCGTTCGGCTCGGCCGCCTGGCGGCTCGCCCTGCTGGGCCTCGGCATGGGCTTCGTCATGACGGCGATGACCGCGACCGCGGTGGCCTCCGTACCGCACCATCTGGCGGGTATGGCGGCCGCGGGCAACAACGCCTTCCGGCAGGTCGGCGGTGCCCTCGGCCCGGCCGTGATGGGCGCGCTGCTCACCACCCGGGCACTGGACGCGCTGCCCGGTCACCTCACCGACGCGGGTGTCACCGGAGCGGCGCAGGACCGGATCGTCACGACGGCGCAGACGGACGGCCTCGGCGCGGTCGCCGGGCTGGACCTGGGCGCCCGGACCGGGCGGACGATGGGCGCGCTCGGCGACTCCTTCCTGGACGGCATGCGCCTGTGCCTGGTCACGGCGGGGAGCCTGACCCTGCTGGCCGCCCTGGTCGCGGTGGTCCTGCTGCGCGCGCCCCGGCAGCAGCTCACGTTCCGGGCTGCCGGGCAGACCACGGCCGAGAAGTCCTCGGCCGCGCGGGGCGCCTGA
- a CDS encoding Lrp/AsnC family transcriptional regulator, with product MLDIVDRKILRALQCAPRLPFRRIGEVAGVSEQTAARRYQALRRSGTLRVLGLVNPRVYGSAQWVARVRCRPDRVGPLADALARRPDISYAHLASGGSEIFCVIRSPLDTERDDTLFRQLPRSASVLDVSVDLLLHEYGAPGTAEWTGFGDSLDAEQVRLLTAERPAPAAAPPPLPAEEDAPLLDALAEDGRTTHTRLAERTGWSAARVARRLEALEGSGTLEYEVELLPEHLGFPLNATVWLRVAPAHLERVGEEFARHDEVPFAGAVTGEYNLLVSVVARDPDDFYRYLTTRVAATSGIDGYSVSMRARPLKKAASLISRGRLVPPVSVQTGPSASG from the coding sequence ATGCTCGACATCGTGGACAGAAAGATCCTCCGTGCCCTGCAGTGCGCACCCCGGCTGCCCTTCCGCCGGATCGGCGAGGTGGCCGGCGTCTCCGAGCAGACCGCGGCCCGCCGCTACCAGGCGCTGCGCCGCAGTGGCACGCTGCGCGTGCTGGGACTCGTCAACCCCCGGGTGTACGGCTCCGCGCAATGGGTGGCCCGGGTCCGCTGCCGCCCCGACCGGGTCGGCCCGCTCGCCGACGCGCTGGCCCGGCGCCCCGACATCTCCTACGCCCACCTGGCCTCGGGCGGCTCGGAGATCTTCTGCGTGATCCGCTCGCCGCTCGACACGGAGCGCGACGACACCCTGTTCCGGCAGTTGCCGAGATCCGCCTCGGTGTTGGACGTCAGTGTCGACCTGCTCCTGCACGAGTACGGCGCTCCCGGCACCGCCGAGTGGACAGGCTTCGGCGACAGCCTGGACGCCGAGCAGGTCCGGCTGCTCACCGCGGAACGGCCGGCGCCCGCCGCCGCGCCCCCGCCGCTTCCCGCGGAGGAGGACGCCCCGTTGCTCGACGCGCTCGCCGAGGACGGCCGTACCACCCACACCCGCCTCGCCGAGCGCACCGGCTGGTCGGCGGCCCGGGTCGCCCGCCGGCTGGAGGCCCTGGAAGGCTCCGGCACCCTTGAATACGAGGTCGAACTGCTGCCGGAGCACCTGGGTTTCCCCCTCAACGCCACCGTCTGGCTGCGCGTGGCCCCCGCGCATCTGGAGCGGGTCGGTGAGGAGTTCGCCCGCCACGACGAGGTCCCGTTCGCGGGGGCCGTCACCGGCGAGTACAACCTGCTGGTCAGTGTCGTCGCCCGGGACCCCGACGACTTCTACCGCTATCTGACCACGCGCGTGGCCGCGACCTCGGGGATCGACGGCTACAGCGTCAGCATGCGGGCCCGCCCCCTCAAGAAGGCGGCATCGCTCATCTCCCGGGGCCGACTGGTGCCGCCGGTGTCCGTCCAGACCGGGCCTTCGGCGTCCGGCTAG
- a CDS encoding DedA family protein has protein sequence MIAVNPTDSGSLLAAFGALGVLAVIFAESGLLVVGFFLPGDTLLFPAGVLCAATADRAPRLELWQVLVCAAVGAVAGGQVGYLIGRHGGRPLLARTSRRRVREGAARAERLLARYGYGKALVIGRFVPMLRSVLHPAAGALGVPVRPFTLWQAVGGVLWSQSFVLAGYALGSSVSHIDRYLLPLVGAIVVVSLLPLLLEARRARRHR, from the coding sequence GTGATCGCCGTCAATCCGACGGACAGCGGCTCGCTGCTCGCTGCCTTCGGTGCGCTGGGCGTCCTGGCGGTGATCTTCGCCGAGTCGGGGCTGCTGGTCGTCGGTTTCTTCCTGCCGGGGGACACGCTGCTGTTCCCGGCCGGTGTGCTGTGCGCGGCGACCGCGGACCGGGCGCCCCGGCTGGAGCTGTGGCAGGTGCTGGTGTGCGCGGCGGTCGGCGCGGTGGCGGGCGGGCAGGTCGGCTATCTGATCGGCCGGCACGGCGGACGGCCGCTGCTGGCCCGTACCTCCCGGCGGCGGGTGCGGGAGGGCGCCGCCCGCGCGGAGCGGCTGCTCGCCCGCTACGGGTACGGCAAGGCGCTGGTGATCGGCCGATTCGTGCCGATGCTCCGGTCGGTGCTGCACCCGGCGGCCGGGGCGCTGGGGGTGCCGGTACGGCCGTTCACCCTGTGGCAGGCCGTCGGCGGGGTCCTCTGGTCCCAGAGCTTCGTCCTCGCCGGGTACGCGCTGGGTTCCTCGGTCTCCCACATCGACCGCTATCTGCTGCCGCTGGTCGGCGCGATCGTCGTAGTGTCCCTGCTGCCGCTGCTGCTGGAGGCCCGCCGGGCCCGCCGCCACCGCTGA
- a CDS encoding substrate-binding domain-containing protein, giving the protein MTPVTSPARAARPRRAGAPRTVALALLAGAAALAGCRHGSSDGPGTATTGPGGCPAVQASAGAAVARAERTGTTWDGPATGPRAVSGRTVVFVAETMTNPGVAGVANGLREAARVIGWDVRVIDGAGSPAGIQAAMSEAVALRPSGIVVGGFDPGSTARQVAEAGADGIPLVGWHAVVAPGPSRRPPLFTNVTTRVEDVAGISAQWIIAHSGGRAGVVLFTDASVPFARTKSDLIRAELATCAGVRLLAYENIPIPDASSRTPREIASLLARFPDTWTHSVAINDLYFADAAPAFRAAGRKGTGPPFNIGAGDGDPSAFQRIDSGQYQAATVPEPLSQQGWQIVDEFNRAFAGRPASGYVAPTHVSTAANSAGATTWDPPGYREAYRRIWGR; this is encoded by the coding sequence ATGACCCCCGTCACGTCCCCCGCCAGGGCCGCCCGCCCGCGCAGGGCCGGCGCTCCCCGGACCGTCGCCCTCGCCCTGCTGGCCGGGGCAGCCGCCCTGGCCGGCTGCCGGCACGGCTCGTCGGACGGCCCCGGGACCGCCACCACCGGCCCCGGCGGCTGTCCCGCCGTCCAGGCCTCGGCGGGGGCCGCCGTCGCGCGGGCGGAGCGGACCGGGACCACCTGGGACGGACCGGCCACCGGCCCCCGGGCGGTGTCCGGCCGGACGGTCGTCTTCGTGGCGGAGACCATGACCAATCCCGGCGTCGCGGGCGTCGCGAACGGCCTGCGGGAGGCCGCGCGCGTCATCGGCTGGGACGTCAGGGTGATCGACGGGGCCGGCAGCCCCGCCGGCATCCAGGCGGCCATGAGCGAGGCCGTGGCCCTGCGGCCCTCGGGCATCGTCGTCGGCGGCTTCGATCCGGGCTCGACCGCGCGGCAGGTCGCCGAGGCCGGCGCGGACGGCATCCCGCTCGTCGGCTGGCACGCGGTCGTCGCCCCGGGCCCCAGCAGACGGCCCCCGCTCTTCACCAACGTCACCACCCGGGTCGAGGACGTGGCCGGCATCAGCGCGCAGTGGATCATCGCGCACTCCGGCGGCCGGGCCGGGGTCGTCCTGTTCACCGACGCCTCGGTCCCGTTCGCGCGGACGAAGTCCGACCTGATCAGGGCGGAGCTCGCCACCTGCGCGGGGGTGCGGCTGCTGGCGTACGAGAACATCCCGATCCCGGACGCGAGCAGCCGCACCCCGCGTGAGATCGCCTCGCTGCTCGCCCGCTTCCCGGACACCTGGACGCACTCCGTCGCCATCAACGACCTGTACTTCGCCGACGCCGCCCCCGCCTTCCGCGCGGCGGGCCGCAAGGGCACCGGGCCGCCGTTCAACATCGGGGCCGGGGACGGCGACCCGTCCGCCTTCCAGCGCATCGACAGCGGGCAGTACCAGGCCGCCACCGTTCCCGAGCCGCTGTCGCAGCAGGGCTGGCAGATCGTGGACGAGTTCAACCGCGCCTTCGCCGGCCGCCCGGCCAGCGGCTACGTCGCTCCCACCCACGTCTCGACGGCCGCCAACAGCGCGGGAGCCACCACCTGGGACCCACCGGGCTACCGGGAGGCCTACCGGAGGATCTGGGGCAGATGA
- a CDS encoding ABC transporter permease — MTAAALPPSAPRSRPPRRDTVRRLAASYGLLVLTALLVVVFSLALPHTFPTRDTLDSVLSNQSIPAVLALAAMVPIVTGSFDLSLGYGLGLAHVMVLWLVVDGGWPWPWACLAVIAGGGVVGVLNGVAVEFGRIDSFIATLGTGSMLYAVTGWVTGGGRIVPGPAGLPAAFTGLYDSTLLGLPLPAFYVLALAAVLWVVLERLPLGRFLYVIGANPRAAELVGIPTRRYTVHAFAASGLIVGFAGVLLAAQQQIGNPSVGLDYLLPAFVGALLGSTAIRPGRPNALGTLVAVAVLAVGLTGIGQLGADFWTVPLFYGGTLLLAVGLAGYSARRLRTGADAARDAPAAAPRPPTAASGGGTAGTAP, encoded by the coding sequence ATGACCGCCGCCGCGCTCCCGCCGTCCGCGCCGCGTTCCCGGCCGCCGCGGCGGGACACGGTCCGGCGCCTGGCGGCCTCCTACGGCCTGCTGGTCCTCACCGCGCTGCTCGTCGTGGTCTTCTCCCTCGCGCTGCCGCACACGTTCCCCACCCGGGACACCCTCGACTCGGTCCTGTCCAACCAGTCGATCCCGGCCGTCCTCGCGCTCGCCGCGATGGTCCCCATCGTGACCGGCTCCTTCGATCTCTCCCTCGGCTACGGTCTCGGCCTGGCCCACGTCATGGTGCTGTGGCTCGTCGTCGACGGCGGGTGGCCCTGGCCCTGGGCCTGCCTCGCGGTGATCGCCGGGGGCGGGGTGGTGGGGGTGCTCAACGGCGTGGCCGTCGAGTTCGGCCGGATCGACTCGTTCATCGCCACCCTCGGGACCGGCAGCATGCTGTACGCCGTGACCGGCTGGGTCACCGGCGGCGGCAGGATCGTCCCCGGGCCTGCCGGTCTGCCGGCCGCCTTCACCGGCCTCTACGACTCCACCCTCCTCGGCCTGCCGCTGCCCGCGTTCTACGTCCTCGCCCTCGCCGCCGTCCTCTGGGTGGTGCTGGAGCGGCTGCCACTGGGCCGGTTCCTGTACGTCATCGGTGCCAATCCGCGCGCCGCCGAACTGGTCGGCATCCCGACCCGCAGGTACACCGTCCACGCGTTCGCCGCCTCGGGGCTGATCGTCGGCTTCGCCGGGGTGCTGCTGGCGGCCCAGCAGCAGATCGGCAATCCCAGCGTCGGCCTCGACTACCTGCTGCCCGCGTTCGTCGGCGCGCTCCTCGGCTCCACCGCGATCAGACCCGGCCGTCCCAACGCCCTCGGCACACTCGTCGCCGTGGCCGTGCTCGCCGTCGGCCTCACCGGCATCGGACAGCTCGGCGCCGACTTCTGGACGGTCCCGCTGTTCTACGGCGGCACGCTGCTGCTCGCCGTCGGCCTGGCCGGCTACTCCGCCCGCCGGCTGCGCACCGGGGCCGACGCGGCCCGCGACGCACCGGCCGCCGCGCCGCGCCCGCCGACGGCGGCGTCCGGAGGCGGCACCGCGGGCACCGCGCCATGA
- a CDS encoding sugar ABC transporter ATP-binding protein: MPRLGPLGSPARVGKKRTSGRPPELSVHEPPDPLVRIRGLAKRFGGTRALDGVDLDVRAGSVLALLGPNGAGKSTLIKVLAGVHHADAGSVTVAGHPLGSQAAARSMSFIHQDLGLVEWMTVAENIALTTGYPRRAGLISWRRTRERCAGALEAVAGHLDPDTPVARLGPAERSLVAVGRALAAGARLVVLDEPTARLPAADCARLFRVLHDLRDRGHGILYVTHRMDEVYQVADAFAVLRDGRLVSHGPLAGHAPALLVHDIVGTAAARDLVGTEPDHPPAPTAPTAPAPALLVLDGTRTAGTAPVTAELRAGEALGLVGLSGAGHQELGRALAGARPFLGGRVLLGGRPYRPRTVADAVAAGVGLVPGDRQREGCAMQLTVRENLLANPRAAGRHALRWTGPRRERARAAELIERFAVRPRDGEAPLATLSGGNQQKVLIGRWLGVHPRLLVLEEPTASVDVGARAAVHRLLDDALAGGLAVLLVSTDFEEVAGVCRRALVFVRGRVTTELSGADLTVTGLTRAASALPAPGTGAGS, encoded by the coding sequence ATGCCACGACTCGGCCCACTAGGATCACCGGCGAGAGTCGGGAAGAAGAGAACGTCAGGCCGACCCCCGGAGCTGTCCGTGCACGAGCCTCCCGACCCCCTGGTCCGGATCCGCGGGCTGGCCAAGCGGTTCGGCGGGACCCGCGCACTGGACGGGGTCGACCTCGATGTCCGGGCCGGCAGCGTCCTCGCCCTCCTCGGCCCCAACGGCGCCGGAAAGTCGACCCTCATCAAGGTGCTCGCCGGGGTCCATCACGCCGACGCGGGATCGGTCACGGTGGCCGGGCATCCGCTCGGCAGTCAGGCCGCGGCCCGCAGCATGTCGTTCATCCACCAGGACCTCGGGCTCGTGGAGTGGATGACCGTCGCCGAGAACATCGCCCTGACCACCGGATACCCGCGCCGCGCCGGACTGATCTCCTGGCGGCGGACCCGGGAGCGCTGCGCCGGAGCCCTGGAAGCGGTCGCCGGACACCTCGATCCGGACACTCCGGTCGCACGGCTCGGGCCCGCCGAGCGTTCCCTGGTCGCCGTCGGCCGGGCACTGGCGGCCGGTGCCCGGCTCGTCGTGCTCGACGAACCGACCGCCCGCCTGCCCGCGGCGGACTGCGCCCGGCTCTTCCGCGTCCTGCACGACCTGCGGGACCGGGGACACGGCATCCTCTACGTCACCCACCGCATGGACGAGGTGTACCAGGTGGCCGACGCCTTCGCCGTCCTGCGCGACGGCCGGCTGGTCAGCCACGGACCGCTGGCCGGCCACGCCCCCGCCCTGCTGGTCCACGACATCGTCGGCACGGCAGCGGCCCGCGACCTCGTCGGCACGGAACCGGACCACCCGCCTGCCCCCACCGCTCCCACCGCCCCCGCGCCCGCCCTCCTGGTCCTCGACGGCACGCGGACCGCGGGCACCGCGCCGGTCACCGCGGAGCTGCGGGCCGGGGAGGCGCTGGGCCTGGTCGGGCTCTCGGGCGCCGGACACCAGGAGCTGGGCCGCGCACTCGCCGGTGCCCGGCCCTTCCTCGGCGGCCGGGTCCTGCTGGGCGGGCGGCCCTACCGGCCCCGTACGGTCGCGGACGCCGTCGCGGCCGGGGTCGGCCTGGTGCCCGGCGACCGGCAGCGCGAGGGCTGCGCGATGCAGCTGACCGTGCGCGAGAACCTGCTCGCCAACCCCCGGGCGGCCGGGCGGCACGCGCTGCGCTGGACCGGTCCGCGCCGCGAACGTGCCCGGGCCGCGGAACTGATCGAGCGGTTCGCCGTGCGGCCCCGCGACGGCGAGGCTCCCCTCGCCACCCTGTCCGGCGGCAACCAGCAGAAGGTCCTGATCGGCCGCTGGCTCGGTGTGCACCCGCGGCTGCTGGTCCTGGAGGAGCCGACCGCGAGCGTGGACGTCGGCGCCAGGGCCGCGGTCCACCGCCTGCTCGACGACGCGCTGGCCGGCGGTCTCGCGGTCCTGCTCGTCTCGACCGACTTCGAGGAGGTGGCGGGCGTGTGCCGGCGCGCCCTGGTGTTCGTCCGCGGCCGCGTGACCACCGAGCTGAGCGGTGCGGACCTCACGGTCACCGGACTCACCCGGGCGGCCTCGGCCCTGCCGGCCCCCGGAACCGGCGCGGGCTCATGA